Proteins from a genomic interval of Undibacterium parvum:
- a CDS encoding arginine/lysine/ornithine decarboxylase — translation MKFRFPIVIIDEDFRSENTSGLGIRALADAMEKEGMEVLGVTSYGDLSQFAQQQSRASAFILSIDDEEFGAGSDEESDHALKPLRAFVEEIRYKNSDIPIYLYGETRTSRHIPNDILRELHGFIHMFEDTPEFVARHIIREAKSYLDSLAPPFFRALVHYANDGSYSWHCPGHSGGVAFLKSPIGQMFHQFFGENMLRADVCNAVEELGQLLDHTGPVAASERNAARIFNADHCYFVTNGTSTSNKMVWHSTVAPGDIVVVDRNCHKSILHSIIMCGAIPVFLMPTRNHLGIIGPIPLEEFTMESIQRKIEANPFAREAKNKKPRILTITQSTYDGVLYNVETLREMLDGEIDTLHFDEAWLPHATFHNFYQDMHAIGKDRPRAKKSMIFSTQSTHKLLAGISQASQILVRESQTVKLDKDSFNEAYLMHTSTSPQYAIIASCDVAAAMMEAPGGTALVEESIVEALDFRRAMRKVDQEWGKDWWFQVWGPETLSEDGMGSQEDWMIRAEDDWHGFGNLAPNFNMLDPIKATIVTPGLSLEGKFGESGIPASIVTKYLAEHGVIIEKCGLYSFFIMFTIGITKGRWNTLLTALQQFKDDYDKNQPMWRILPEFAAANPRYEGSGLKDLCQSIHEVYKSHDVARLTTEMYLSDMQPAMKPSDAFSKMAHRELDRVSIDDLEGRVTAILLTPYPPGIPLLIPGERFNKTIVDYLKFVRSFNEQFPGFETDCHGLVKAEVDGKRGYFVDCVRLGAELAS, via the coding sequence ATGAAATTCCGCTTCCCCATCGTCATCATTGACGAAGATTTCCGTTCTGAAAATACCTCTGGTCTTGGTATTCGCGCGCTTGCCGATGCCATGGAAAAAGAAGGTATGGAAGTACTGGGCGTCACCAGTTATGGCGATTTATCCCAATTCGCGCAGCAACAATCACGCGCATCGGCCTTTATTCTCTCCATCGATGATGAAGAATTTGGTGCCGGTTCCGACGAGGAAAGCGACCACGCCTTAAAACCGCTGCGCGCCTTCGTCGAAGAAATTCGCTACAAGAACTCTGACATTCCTATTTATCTGTATGGCGAAACGCGCACCTCGCGCCATATCCCTAACGATATTCTGCGCGAACTGCATGGCTTCATTCATATGTTTGAAGATACCCCTGAATTCGTGGCGCGCCACATTATCCGCGAAGCCAAGTCCTATCTCGACAGTCTGGCGCCGCCGTTTTTCCGCGCGCTGGTGCATTACGCCAATGATGGCTCTTACTCTTGGCACTGCCCTGGCCACTCTGGCGGCGTGGCGTTTCTGAAGTCACCTATAGGCCAGATGTTTCACCAGTTTTTTGGTGAAAACATGTTGCGCGCCGACGTCTGCAATGCGGTAGAAGAACTTGGCCAATTATTGGACCACACCGGTCCGGTGGCAGCTTCTGAGCGCAATGCCGCACGTATTTTCAATGCCGACCATTGCTACTTCGTGACCAATGGCACCTCCACCTCGAATAAGATGGTGTGGCATTCTACGGTGGCGCCCGGCGACATCGTGGTGGTGGATCGTAACTGCCATAAATCGATTTTGCACTCCATCATCATGTGCGGCGCTATTCCGGTATTTTTGATGCCGACGCGTAACCATCTGGGCATCATAGGACCGATCCCGCTGGAAGAATTCACGATGGAAAGCATACAGCGCAAGATAGAGGCCAATCCTTTCGCACGTGAAGCCAAAAACAAGAAGCCGCGCATCCTGACCATTACGCAATCAACTTACGATGGCGTGCTCTACAACGTAGAAACTTTGCGAGAAATGCTAGACGGCGAGATCGATACCCTGCATTTTGATGAGGCTTGGTTGCCACACGCGACCTTCCATAATTTCTACCAGGATATGCATGCGATAGGCAAAGACAGACCACGGGCCAAGAAATCCATGATTTTCTCTACGCAGTCCACCCACAAATTGCTAGCCGGTATTTCACAGGCATCGCAGATTCTGGTACGCGAATCACAAACGGTCAAATTGGATAAAGACAGCTTCAATGAAGCCTATCTGATGCACACTTCGACCTCACCGCAATACGCGATTATTGCCTCTTGCGATGTGGCTGCAGCAATGATGGAAGCACCGGGCGGCACCGCACTGGTTGAAGAATCTATCGTTGAAGCGCTCGATTTCCGCCGTGCCATGCGCAAGGTCGATCAGGAATGGGGTAAGGACTGGTGGTTCCAGGTCTGGGGTCCGGAAACTCTGTCAGAAGACGGCATGGGATCGCAAGAAGACTGGATGATACGCGCCGAAGACGACTGGCATGGTTTTGGTAACTTAGCGCCTAACTTCAATATGCTCGATCCTATCAAGGCCACCATTGTTACCCCCGGCCTGTCGCTGGAAGGTAAATTTGGTGAGTCCGGCATCCCCGCCTCCATCGTCACCAAGTATCTGGCTGAGCATGGCGTGATCATAGAAAAATGCGGACTGTATTCATTCTTCATCATGTTCACTATCGGCATCACCAAGGGCCGCTGGAATACTTTGCTGACAGCTTTACAGCAATTTAAAGACGATTACGATAAAAACCAACCGATGTGGCGCATCTTGCCCGAGTTTGCGGCGGCCAATCCACGTTACGAAGGCTCAGGCTTAAAAGATCTGTGCCAGAGCATCCATGAGGTCTACAAATCGCATGATGTGGCGCGCCTGACGACAGAGATGTACCTGTCGGATATGCAACCGGCGATGAAACCGTCGGACGCCTTCTCCAAGATGGCGCACAGGGAACTCGATCGTGTTTCTATCGATGATCTGGAAGGCCGCGTCACGGCCATCTTATTGACGCCTTACCCACCGGGCATCCCTTTGCTGATACCGGGTGAGCGCTTCAATAAGACTATCGTCGATTACTTGAAATTTGTGCGTAGCTTTAACGAGCAATTCCCAGGTTTCGAGACCGATTGCCACGGCTTGGTCAAAGCAGAAGTCGACGGAAAACGCGGTTACTTTGTTGACTGCGTACGACTAGGTGCTGAGCTCGCAAGTTAA
- a CDS encoding substrate-binding domain-containing protein, with translation MSYLNRKRALLLSLVLFCHGASLTAHAESVLRLSTTTSTENSGLLKVLLPQFEAQTHIKVHVISVGTGKALELAKNGDVDVTLVHARAAEDKFMAEGHGVNRRDVMYNDFIIVGPVEDAAGIKGSRDVIAAMRKIVAAKVKFVSRGDNSGTDQMEQAYWKEVGAKPQAGAYVSAGLGMGEVLTMAAQMQAYTLTDRATYGAYRAKTGLAVLVEGDAKMFNPYGIIAVNPAKYKDINIEGANSLINWLTSAPGQAAINAFRVDAQQLFFAAYKK, from the coding sequence ATGTCTTATCTGAACCGGAAACGGGCGCTGCTATTGAGCCTGGTTTTATTCTGTCACGGTGCCAGTCTCACTGCCCATGCCGAATCGGTACTGCGCTTGTCGACTACGACCAGCACCGAAAATTCTGGTTTGCTCAAAGTCTTGTTGCCGCAGTTTGAGGCGCAGACGCATATCAAGGTTCATGTGATTTCTGTTGGTACTGGCAAGGCACTGGAGCTGGCCAAGAATGGCGACGTCGATGTAACGCTGGTGCATGCCCGCGCTGCCGAAGATAAATTTATGGCTGAAGGCCATGGCGTCAATCGACGCGATGTCATGTACAACGATTTCATCATTGTCGGGCCAGTTGAGGATGCCGCTGGCATCAAAGGCAGTCGTGATGTGATTGCAGCGATGCGCAAAATCGTCGCAGCGAAAGTTAAGTTTGTGTCGCGCGGAGATAATTCTGGCACCGATCAAATGGAACAAGCTTACTGGAAAGAGGTTGGCGCTAAACCGCAGGCGGGCGCTTACGTGTCGGCGGGCCTGGGCATGGGCGAGGTCTTGACCATGGCCGCGCAAATGCAGGCCTATACCCTGACCGATAGAGCTACTTACGGTGCTTATCGTGCTAAGACTGGGCTGGCTGTACTGGTTGAGGGGGACGCTAAGATGTTTAATCCGTATGGCATCATCGCGGTGAATCCTGCAAAGTACAAGGATATCAATATTGAGGGCGCCAATAGCCTGATAAACTGGCTCACTTCCGCACCAGGTCAGGCCGCCATCAATGCTTTTAGAGTAGATGCTCAGCAGTTGTTTTTTGCTGCATATAAAAAATAA
- a CDS encoding DUF1653 domain-containing protein, whose amino-acid sequence MFEKPIVMIDFETSGMSPDQGDRVTEVAALRIVGGAVVDRYVSLINCNVRISSFITQLTGITQSMVNRAPSSTEVIPELLEFIGKDTLAAHNASFDEKFLQAESARLGLRSQHDGLICSVKLARRVYPGLSSYSLGALAASLGIRFKGNAHRAEADAEVASALLLQVGADLSERYGMRSVAPSLLQQINKLTAAKVPAYLDKLNAPPTVIVKPAAAARASKKTVSQPQLYRHYKGGIYELVCEATQESDLTPVIVYRSHNGSVWTRPKEVFFEMVEVNGVMLQRFTPL is encoded by the coding sequence ATGTTTGAAAAACCGATAGTAATGATCGACTTTGAGACCTCGGGCATGAGTCCGGATCAAGGCGATCGCGTGACCGAAGTGGCAGCGTTGCGAATTGTGGGCGGTGCCGTGGTGGATAGATATGTCTCGCTGATTAACTGCAATGTGCGGATTTCTTCCTTCATCACACAATTGACCGGCATTACCCAGTCCATGGTGAACCGCGCACCTTCATCTACCGAAGTGATCCCTGAATTACTTGAGTTCATAGGTAAAGATACCTTGGCTGCTCACAACGCCAGTTTTGATGAGAAATTTTTACAAGCCGAGAGTGCACGACTGGGCTTGCGTTCGCAACACGATGGTCTGATTTGTTCGGTGAAGCTGGCGCGCCGTGTGTATCCAGGTTTAAGCTCGTATTCGCTAGGAGCTCTGGCCGCAAGTCTGGGCATACGTTTTAAAGGCAATGCGCACAGAGCCGAGGCGGATGCCGAAGTGGCATCGGCTTTGCTGTTGCAGGTGGGTGCAGATCTGAGCGAACGTTATGGCATGCGTAGTGTGGCACCGTCACTGCTACAGCAAATCAATAAGCTGACAGCTGCCAAGGTGCCTGCCTATCTGGATAAACTGAACGCACCTCCAACTGTCATCGTCAAACCAGCTGCAGCCGCTAGAGCCTCGAAAAAGACAGTCAGTCAGCCGCAGCTGTATCGCCATTATAAAGGCGGCATTTATGAGCTGGTGTGCGAAGCCACCCAAGAGTCCGATCTGACGCCGGTGATCGTGTATCGCTCACACAATGGTAGTGTTTGGACCCGGCCTAAAGAGGTGTTTTTTGAGATGGTGGAAGTCAACGGAGTGATGCTGCAACGCTTCACCCCGTTGTAG
- the dcd gene encoding dCTP deaminase, with protein MSIKSDKWIRRMAEQQGMIEPFSPGQVREENGQKIVSYGTSSYGYDIRCADEFKIFTNINSTIVDPKNFDEKSFVDFKGDVCIIPPNSFALARTIEYFRIPRSVLTICLGKSTYARCGIIVNVTPFEPEWEGYVTLEFSNTTPLPAKIYAGEGCAQVLFFESDEICETSYKDRGGKYQGQRGVTLPKA; from the coding sequence ATGAGTATTAAGTCAGACAAGTGGATACGCCGCATGGCGGAGCAGCAGGGCATGATAGAGCCGTTTTCGCCAGGCCAGGTACGCGAAGAAAACGGTCAGAAAATCGTTAGCTACGGCACTTCATCGTATGGTTACGATATACGCTGTGCCGATGAGTTCAAGATTTTTACCAACATCAATAGCACCATCGTCGATCCTAAGAATTTTGACGAAAAATCCTTCGTCGATTTTAAGGGCGATGTCTGCATCATCCCACCTAACTCATTTGCGTTAGCACGCACCATAGAATATTTCCGTATTCCACGTAGCGTATTGACGATCTGTCTGGGTAAATCAACCTATGCGCGTTGCGGCATCATCGTCAACGTAACCCCGTTCGAGCCAGAGTGGGAAGGTTATGTGACGCTGGAATTTTCCAACACCACCCCCTTGCCAGCCAAGATTTACGCTGGTGAAGGCTGCGCTCAGGTCTTGTTTTTTGAGAGCGACGAAATTTGCGAAACTTCGTACAAAGACCGTGGCGGCAAATATCAAGGACAACGCGGTGTGACTTTGCCTAAGGCCTAG
- a CDS encoding peptide MFS transporter yields the protein MLTLKQKISAIPEGAGALFFIQIFATLGFAVLYSTLVLYATKKLNFSAKDATAIMGVFGAFNYGLHLFGGYLGGRFMSNRNLFVGGMVAQVIGCACIAGGSVSQLYWGLAFFLTGSGLNVTCLNLMLTQRFKPEDTRRESAFLWNYAGMNLGFFVGFTVAGYFQLQEDYPSLFIFATVGNFLAIVLAGFNWKVLGDLNTRLLDATPQQFKWRFLVGLAILVGLVPLVHVMLQHAELSGNLVISIGILIAIILTVLTLKHKDLRERNNMWAYLMLTLGSLVFWTSYTMAPVGLQLFAVNNVNRMVWGIEIAPQWIQNINSFAIMVGGPLVAIWFDKLRAKGWNIDIPRQFAASLLLIGAGFLVLPLGISLAGADGLSAFKWIAISYLLQSLGELLISPVGYAMIGKLAPRQYQGLMMGTFMLCTGVASVLSSYFSGFIPEATEGLAHSTNPTYYSIFSNLGWGSVAVGVLMVILVPTLRRLIKDNPTSAAPSQS from the coding sequence GTGCTAACCCTCAAACAAAAAATTTCCGCCATCCCCGAAGGTGCTGGCGCTCTATTTTTTATACAAATTTTTGCCACCCTCGGGTTTGCCGTTCTGTACTCGACGCTGGTTCTGTACGCCACAAAGAAGCTCAATTTCAGTGCCAAGGATGCGACCGCCATCATGGGCGTGTTTGGTGCCTTTAACTATGGCCTACATTTATTCGGCGGCTATTTGGGCGGGCGCTTCATGAGTAACCGCAACCTGTTTGTTGGCGGCATGGTGGCGCAAGTCATAGGCTGTGCCTGCATTGCCGGTGGCTCGGTGTCGCAATTATATTGGGGACTGGCGTTTTTCCTGACCGGCAGCGGTCTCAATGTCACCTGCCTTAACCTGATGCTGACGCAAAGATTTAAGCCCGAAGATACGCGCCGCGAAAGTGCCTTCCTGTGGAATTACGCGGGTATGAATCTGGGTTTTTTTGTTGGCTTTACGGTAGCCGGTTACTTCCAATTGCAGGAAGACTACCCTAGCCTGTTCATCTTCGCCACCGTAGGAAATTTTCTCGCGATCGTGTTGGCCGGGTTTAACTGGAAAGTATTGGGCGATTTGAATACCCGTTTATTAGACGCCACCCCTCAGCAATTTAAGTGGCGCTTCCTGGTTGGCCTGGCGATCCTGGTCGGCTTGGTGCCCTTAGTACATGTGATGCTGCAACACGCAGAATTGAGCGGCAATCTGGTGATCAGCATAGGCATACTGATAGCGATCATCTTGACCGTGCTGACGCTCAAACATAAGGACCTCAGAGAACGCAATAATATGTGGGCCTATCTGATGCTGACCCTGGGCTCCTTAGTGTTTTGGACTTCTTACACCATGGCACCAGTCGGTCTGCAATTATTTGCGGTGAATAATGTCAATCGCATGGTGTGGGGTATAGAGATCGCACCGCAGTGGATACAAAACATCAATAGCTTCGCGATTATGGTCGGCGGCCCACTGGTAGCGATCTGGTTTGACAAGTTGCGCGCCAAAGGCTGGAACATTGATATTCCAAGACAGTTCGCCGCCTCCCTACTCTTGATCGGTGCTGGCTTTTTAGTGCTGCCGCTGGGCATTTCGCTGGCCGGTGCCGATGGCTTGAGTGCGTTTAAATGGATAGCCATCAGCTACCTGCTACAGAGTCTGGGAGAACTACTGATTTCACCAGTCGGCTACGCCATGATAGGTAAGCTGGCCCCACGTCAATACCAGGGTCTGATGATGGGGACGTTTATGCTGTGCACAGGTGTAGCATCGGTATTATCGAGCTACTTCTCGGGCTTTATTCCAGAAGCAACTGAAGGCCTGGCACATTCCACCAACCCGACCTATTACAGTATTTTTTCAAACTTGGGTTGGGGTAGCGTCGCCGTTGGTGTTTTGATGGTGATCCTGGTGCCGACCTTGCGCAGGCTGATTAAAGACAATCCGACTAGCGCAGCGCCCTCGCAGTCCTGA
- a CDS encoding MipA/OmpV family protein encodes MKKYLSLALLLAASFTASTAQAQVLDFAQLTPTPYIQGNVNFSLGAVVISAPKYSGSDERRIAAYPAFDAQWKNGVFFSAVSGLGYNFSKDPSLQYGVRMTAEPGRDETKSAKLKGLGDIDTTVEPGAFFNYYINPTYAVLSSLRYGSGLDHNGAQLSLGGRYFRPINAQHRFSALFSVNWANSTYMQSYYGVNAQQAAASGYSQYSAGAGLTDMKIGANWHWSIDTNWTLITGTSVKQILGDAANSPFVVQKTPVTVFSSASYRF; translated from the coding sequence ATGAAAAAATATCTAAGCCTTGCCTTACTATTGGCAGCCTCGTTTACCGCCTCGACTGCCCAAGCGCAGGTTCTCGATTTCGCGCAACTCACACCTACACCGTATATCCAAGGGAACGTCAATTTTTCCTTAGGAGCCGTGGTCATCTCTGCACCTAAGTACTCAGGTTCGGATGAGCGCCGCATTGCCGCCTACCCAGCCTTTGATGCGCAATGGAAAAATGGCGTATTTTTCAGTGCGGTCTCCGGTCTTGGCTATAACTTTTCCAAAGACCCCTCCCTGCAATACGGCGTGCGCATGACCGCAGAACCCGGCCGCGACGAAACAAAATCAGCTAAATTAAAAGGCCTGGGTGATATCGATACCACGGTAGAACCTGGCGCTTTTTTCAACTACTACATCAACCCTACTTATGCGGTTCTATCCTCATTGCGCTACGGTTCAGGTTTAGATCACAACGGCGCGCAACTGAGTCTGGGTGGTCGTTATTTCCGCCCTATCAATGCGCAACATCGCTTCTCGGCCTTGTTCAGCGTGAATTGGGCGAATAGCACCTATATGCAATCTTATTACGGCGTCAACGCGCAGCAGGCGGCCGCTAGCGGTTATAGCCAATATAGCGCCGGTGCTGGCTTGACCGACATGAAGATAGGCGCCAACTGGCATTGGAGCATAGACACCAACTGGACTCTGATTACCGGCACCTCGGTAAAGCAAATCCTTGGTGATGCGGCAAATAGCCCTTTCGTAGTTCAAAAAACACCGGTCACAGTGTTTTCATCGGCCAGCTATCGATTTTAA
- a CDS encoding (2Fe-2S)-binding protein: MTISFKMNGKPVTCNSADDTPLLWVIRDELGLTGTKFGCGAALCGACTVHLDGAPVRSCQTPLASVAGKEVASIESLSSDNSHVLQKAWIAHDVPQCGYCQSGQLMSAAALLAENKNPSDSDIDNAMSGNICRCGTYPRIRAAIKSAAAELRTSK, encoded by the coding sequence ATGACGATCAGTTTCAAGATGAATGGTAAGCCTGTAACCTGTAATTCTGCCGACGATACCCCGCTGTTGTGGGTGATCCGCGATGAATTGGGATTGACCGGCACTAAATTTGGCTGCGGTGCGGCGCTGTGTGGTGCCTGTACCGTGCATCTGGACGGCGCGCCAGTGCGCTCTTGCCAAACGCCGCTCGCTAGCGTGGCCGGTAAAGAGGTGGCGAGCATAGAATCATTATCGAGCGATAATTCGCATGTCTTGCAAAAGGCCTGGATCGCCCACGATGTACCGCAATGTGGCTACTGCCAATCGGGCCAGCTGATGAGTGCTGCCGCGCTTTTGGCGGAGAATAAAAATCCTAGCGATAGCGATATCGACAATGCCATGAGCGGCAATATCTGCCGCTGCGGCACCTATCCGCGCATCCGTGCTGCCATCAAGAGCGCAGCTGCTGAGCTGCGTACAAGTAAGTAA
- a CDS encoding XdhC family protein, whose translation MDSIDLEVLKTCDLWLTGGQQVALVTVIKTWGSSPRPVGATLAICEDGRVVGSVSGGCIEDDLIDRVKREGINLGRPELLTYGITADEAHRFGLPCGGTIQLAIEPLSEKSRIPELLQRLSKHELVARRLALDSGLVSLLPAAPEDNLNLSEQALTSIHGPRWRLLIIGAGQLSRFLASIALAMDYLVTVCDPREEYRDGWQVEGVQVLHAMPDDLVLEMRLDSRSAVLALTHDPKLDDLALMEALKSPAFYVGAIGSRLNNAKRRERLKEFDLTEDQLARLHGPVGMYIGSKTPAEIAISILAQLTAVKNHVPLAAALSIAQAKSVLAS comes from the coding sequence ATGGATAGTATCGATCTGGAAGTCTTGAAAACCTGTGATCTCTGGCTTACTGGCGGACAGCAGGTGGCGCTGGTGACGGTGATCAAGACCTGGGGCTCTAGTCCCAGACCAGTAGGGGCAACGCTGGCTATTTGTGAGGACGGACGCGTGGTCGGCTCGGTTTCCGGTGGTTGCATCGAGGATGATCTGATTGATAGAGTCAAGCGTGAAGGTATCAATCTCGGGCGGCCTGAGCTGCTTACCTATGGCATCACGGCCGATGAAGCGCATCGTTTCGGTCTGCCTTGCGGCGGCACCATACAATTGGCGATAGAGCCGCTGTCTGAAAAAAGCCGGATTCCAGAGTTATTGCAACGCCTGAGTAAGCATGAATTAGTGGCGCGCCGACTCGCTTTAGACTCCGGTCTGGTCAGTTTACTGCCAGCCGCGCCGGAAGATAATTTGAATTTGTCTGAGCAGGCGCTCACTAGCATCCATGGTCCGCGTTGGCGACTCTTGATCATCGGTGCCGGGCAATTGTCGCGCTTTTTGGCCAGTATTGCGCTGGCCATGGATTATCTGGTGACGGTTTGCGATCCGCGTGAAGAATATCGTGATGGCTGGCAAGTGGAGGGCGTGCAAGTGCTGCATGCCATGCCGGACGATCTGGTGCTAGAGATGCGCCTGGATAGCCGCAGCGCAGTGCTGGCGCTCACGCACGACCCTAAGCTCGACGATCTGGCCTTGATGGAAGCTTTGAAGTCGCCAGCATTTTACGTCGGTGCGATAGGTTCCAGGTTAAATAACGCAAAACGGCGTGAGCGACTCAAAGAGTTTGATCTGACTGAAGATCAATTGGCCAGGCTACATGGCCCGGTCGGTATGTACATAGGCAGCAAGACTCCGGCAGAAATCGCTATTTCTATTTTGGCGCAATTGACGGCAGTCAAGAATCATGTGCCTTTAGCGGCGGCACTGTCGATAGCGCAGGCCAAAAGCGTGCTGGCATCTTGA
- a CDS encoding MFS transporter: MFISLRQSISSRFSLPKRDLLRDLVYRRLWTSILISSFGAQITMLALPLTAAVLLKASPTQMGILIFMETLPFVLLSLPSGVWLDRVKKLPVYIVGESMIAVGVASVPLAWWLGYLDMRWLYVVGFLIGAVNTTAGTAAQIVLTQIVPRERLVEAYAKNALATSGAEVAGPASAGALIKLLGAPLALLADALLLLSSALILRGIKILEIRPVREDAHFWTDLKAGVRFVAHKPLLITLALMVGTWQLCYNAALVVQILFATRILGLSEQAVGLSYMGMGVGTIIASVYGNRISRSLGPGPCMVLGVAVCSLGWCLLAIAPANAWGIAAFAVMLACFSVGGVLIFINFLALRQAVTPEPMLGRMTSTMRWLILLPAGPGALIGGWLGEHLGLRYALGFAGILALLLTVLAWRNPLIRSIKVLPSLSTQDNK, from the coding sequence ATGTTTATCTCTCTCAGACAAAGTATCTCGTCCCGCTTTTCTTTGCCGAAACGCGATCTCTTGCGCGACCTCGTCTATCGGCGTCTCTGGACCTCGATCCTGATCAGCTCCTTCGGTGCGCAAATCACCATGCTGGCCCTGCCTTTGACGGCGGCCGTACTGCTAAAGGCCAGCCCAACCCAGATGGGTATCCTGATTTTTATGGAAACCCTGCCCTTTGTTTTACTTTCGCTGCCGTCCGGCGTCTGGTTAGACCGCGTCAAAAAGCTCCCTGTGTATATTGTCGGCGAGAGCATGATCGCTGTCGGTGTTGCAAGCGTGCCTTTGGCATGGTGGCTGGGTTACCTGGATATGCGCTGGCTGTATGTGGTCGGTTTTCTGATTGGTGCAGTCAATACCACCGCTGGTACCGCCGCGCAGATTGTACTGACGCAAATCGTACCGCGCGAAAGACTGGTAGAAGCCTATGCAAAAAATGCGCTAGCCACTTCCGGTGCCGAAGTAGCGGGGCCAGCTAGCGCTGGTGCTTTGATTAAATTGCTCGGTGCGCCCTTAGCTTTACTGGCCGATGCGCTGTTATTGCTAAGCTCGGCACTGATACTGCGTGGCATCAAAATTCTAGAGATACGCCCGGTACGCGAAGATGCCCACTTCTGGACCGATCTAAAAGCCGGTGTGCGCTTTGTCGCCCACAAACCACTACTAATTACTTTGGCCCTGATGGTCGGCACCTGGCAACTCTGCTACAACGCCGCGCTGGTGGTGCAAATTTTATTCGCCACCCGCATCCTGGGCTTATCTGAGCAGGCGGTAGGTCTCAGTTATATGGGCATGGGGGTGGGCACCATCATTGCCAGTGTCTACGGCAATCGCATCAGTCGCAGCCTGGGTCCTGGGCCCTGTATGGTACTGGGCGTCGCGGTCTGCAGCCTGGGTTGGTGTCTATTGGCGATCGCGCCGGCGAACGCCTGGGGCATCGCCGCATTTGCCGTAATGCTGGCGTGTTTTTCAGTCGGTGGTGTGCTAATTTTCATTAATTTTCTGGCGCTACGCCAGGCGGTCACGCCAGAACCCATGCTGGGTCGCATGACTAGTACCATGCGCTGGCTGATCCTGCTGCCGGCTGGCCCCGGAGCCCTGATCGGTGGCTGGCTGGGCGAACATCTAGGCTTACGCTATGCCCTGGGGTTCGCCGGCATCTTGGCACTATTGCTGACTGTACTGGCATGGAGAAATCCCCTGATTCGCAGTATTAAGGTCTTACCTAGTTTGAGCACGCAAGATAATAAGTAA